One genomic segment of Choristoneura fumiferana chromosome Z, NRCan_CFum_1, whole genome shotgun sequence includes these proteins:
- the LOC141427909 gene encoding uncharacterized protein, producing the protein MTATAPELSKSDFFDFVTSNEVTDAQYKQQMRSVNVFMESPDSRSNPLLSEEPKEQNNNSLLAGAAPAPAAAAAMAAPTTSTALQSFDSIWNVDRDRDRLETAMLEDLNKYYWNQDSEINSHACADTAISNKLISNNTDGQIYTLTVLNQDIHESGANRYWGKEDVSMSSPTDIENNPALDLESILNMNGFPNDFNQDSLSSNVLPKVENYSYEESESESQNTDLSTSNLVKVEPYSYDDSDFQSNDKRDDSCSSVIGTPLLESTVEFNNNNNDWKLTDQNTDSNESLLRSALQGKAFIRYSTVQKNALTKLDATAELKRVIINNNNNKADVPSMYHDSKEGDAELLIHTPTGNVNISILLEDPNTTVITNGDNPSSTQSVDDIILSQLDANYPEDYEKLKRIATELGESVQPFCTVEPLEPARGVYNIHHVSGELVTMLPGGEVALPHMQIVAAAPAVSSSKAGKKYKRIANKSSPPTAQAPSGAAIQPATSTSNGVRKERSLHYCSICSKGFKDKYSVNVHVRTHTGEKPFSCSLCGKSFRQKAHLAKHYQTHVAQKAAAANGQAKPPKQR; encoded by the coding sequence ATGACGGCCACTGCCCCAGAATTGTCGAAATCAGATTTTTTTGACTTCGTGACGTCTAACGAGGTGACAGACGCCCAGTATAAGCAACAGATGCGTTCAGTGAACGTGTTCATGGAATCGCCCGACTCGCGGTCGAACCCGCTGCTGTCGGAGGAGCCCAAGGAGCAGAACAACAACAGCCTGCTGGccggcgcggcgcccgcgcccgccgccgccgccgccatggCCGCGCCCACCACCTCCACCGCGCTGCAGAGCTTCGACTCCATCTGGAACGTTGATCGCGACCGCGACCGCTTGGAAACCGCCATGCTAGAGGATCTCAACAAATACTACTGGAACCAGGACAGCGAGATCAACTCGCACGCCTGCGCCGACACCGCGATCTCCAACAAGCTGATCAGCAACaacacggacggacagatataCACGCTCACGGTGCTCAACCAGGACATCCACGAGTCCGGTGCCAACCGGTACTGGGGCAAGGAGGACGTCTCCATGTCGAGCCCGACCGACATAGAAAATAATCCCGCGTTAGATCTCGAATCGATATTAAATATGAACGGCTTCCCTAATGATTTCAATCAAGACTCGCTCAGCTCGAATGTGCTTCCGAAAGTTGAAAACTATAGTTATGAAGAAAGTGAATCAGAAAGCCAGAACACAGATTTAAGCACAAGCAACCTAGTTAAAGTGGAACCATATAGTTACGACGATAGTGATTTTCAGTCTAATGATAAAAGAGATGACTCATGTAGTTCTGTAATTGGTACTCCTTTATTAGAAAGCACAGTCGaatttaacaataataacaatgatTGGAAATTAACAGATCAAAACACCGACTCGAACGAGTCTCTACTAAGAAGCGCATTACAGGGAAAAGCTTTCATTAGATATAGTACGGTACAAAAGAATGCACTAACGAAATTGGACGCAACAGCAGAGTTGAAAAgagttataattaataataataacaataaagccGACGTTCCATCCATGTACCACGATAGTAAAGAGGGGGACGCCGAGCTGTTGATCCATACACCGACCGGAAACGTCAACATATCTATATTATTAGAAGATCCAAATACCACGGTCATCACCAACGGAGACAACCCGTCATCGACGCAAAGCGTAGACGACATAATCCTGTCGCAACTAGATGCCAACTACCCGGAGGACTACGAGAAGTTAAAGCGAATAGCGACGGAGCTTGGCGAGTCGGTTCAGCCATTCTGCACGGTGGAGCCCCTGGAGCCGGCGCGCGGCGTGTACAACATCCACCACGTGAGCGGCGAGCTGGTGACCATGCTGCCGGGCGGCGAGGTGGCGCTGCCGCACATGCAGATCGtggccgccgcgcccgccgtcTCCAGCTCCAAGGCGGGCAAGAAGTACAAGCGCATCGCCAACAAGAGCTCGCCGCCCACGGCGCAGGCGCCCTCGGGCGCGGCCATCCAGCCCGCCACCTCCACCTCCAACGGCGTGCGCAAGGAGCGCTCGCTGCACTACTGCTCCATCTGCTCCAAGGGCTTCAAGGACAAGTACTCGGTGAACGTGCACGTGCGGACGCACACGGGCGAAAAGCCCTTCTCCTGCTCGCTGTGCGGTAAGAGCTTCCGGCAGAAGGCGCACCTTGCCAAGCATTACCAGACGCACGTGGCGCAGAAGGCGGCCGCCGCCAACGGCCAGGCCAAGCCGCCCAAGCAGCGGTAA